In Larimichthys crocea isolate SSNF chromosome XXII, L_crocea_2.0, whole genome shotgun sequence, the genomic stretch aATTTTAAAGCTCAACTGAGAAACCAGTTAAACGCTGGGTGCTCTAAATTAAATCCACACCTCCTCACCCTCTgtgcgaaagagagagagaggccttggaggttgtttttgttttttggctgaaGAGTTTGGTTAGTGTCAGGTTCTCAgaggtaaaaacacacaaatcagcaTCTAGAGGTGCTCCGAGCGGCAGCATTAAATGGCATCTAGAAATGATTCTGGTTGAGCATTAAAGAAGGTAAAGATTCATATTTTGGGATCTTATTTTCATAAAGTTAGATGGCTCTTAGTCTCGCCTCGAAAGCATCAGATTAGTCGATGACAAATACAACATTAACATTCTACTGTAGGTGGAATATGTGACTGTCTTTTATACACGATGTTTTGattgtatgtgttttgttttttttaaataaaaaattggaTTTCTCAACATGAATTTGTCGATCATGGTTCTTGGATTCTGTGTTAAAGCTTCCCCCGGTGTCCACAGCACTGCGACTGAGTCATCTGTGGTCTTTATGATCGTGCAGGGTCATAAACATGCAACCGAAGGCAAAgatccacacgttacacaacaCCGGGACTGTCTTTATCGATTGTAATACACAGTCGTAAAACCCCTCGACTGTACTGTTTGCAAGTGCCTAACTGCATTAATGCACTAAAAGCTGAAGGGGGGTGAGTCAGACGAGGAAAAAACAAGGTTGAGGCTGTGACGTCCTCTGCCACACCTAGAAACTGCAGAGATGCTGGAGGATCATGGGAATTAAAAGGGATCAATGCATAGAGACATAAAGGTCACTTTAAAAGATGTTAAGGGGCTAATACTGGTGTTGAGAACAAATGAAGATTGATGATTACTCAAATCTCCAGTGCTGATCATATTAATCTAATATTAAAATGGCTGATTTAGGACAGCAGTGTGCACAGTTTCAGAGACTTTCtatgtgtataaatgtataaaacgATCAGTAACGTTGGTGTTTTCATCAACAATATTTCAAGTGTATAAAACACATTCTTATAGTATGCCCTGATTGAAGGAGGGACAGCAGGAGGGTGGGCGTGCAGGCTGACAAAGCATGTGGGCTTTGCAATGAGTGAAGCTGGAAAAgtgcaaatatttgtttttaactaaAACTCAGCTGGCTTTTACTGTTTATTACTTGCTTTGTTTTAGAAATCAATGCAATTAACCTAAAAACTAAACTGAGACCAAGTGTATTAAGACCGAAACAAGACCAggactttgaggggttgagacaAAGGCAAAACCAAGACTACAGAGTATATATCTTAGTTAGAAGGCTAATATGTAACTAATATTAACTAAATCTCTTTGGTCGAGGCCGTCTCAGTGCTCATACTGTTGTGTACATACTGTCCAGATGTAAGTCTTTGGGGCTTCGATAGCCAAATTTTATATCAAAGCAATGACAGCTGTTAAACAGtaacaaacattttagaaatacCGAAGTAAATCAAACAATGCACAAGTAATTTAATAATATTCCTATAGTCATAGTCacagtcataaaacaaaatCCTGGGTTCTCTTTTTCTGAGACCGAGACGAGACTCAAGAGTAAAAATGAGGTTGATTCCAAGACAAGACTTCCGTTTTGTCATGATAACGagttaatttgatttgttttctcaagttatttatgtcaatAAATAACATACATATGCTAGACaacaacataattaatttgagatatcaaaaacaaattaaattagctCGTTAtaacaagaaaacagaggaaatggccacttagggcttccgtacaagACCAAGACAGATAGTACAATGCTTGGCTCTGAAgtataattaattaaagagtCTTGGCTCTGATTGAAAATAAGAGCTGCTTTTGTAATTAGATttagtataaataaaaatgtttttgaatgatATTAAACACtcaaatacatgaatacataaataataataacagttcaTTCTTCATCATCTTAGGTCATGCATGTGTATAAAGAGATCATTCTAACACCATCAACAAACCAACATTTGATCAGCTAGATACAGTCTAGTAAAAACTTGATGCTGCTCAAAGTGACCctgaaaatgtgaatataatttacaatttcactgaaaaaagacatttatacAAGTGAAATCACTCAGACCACCAATGGAAGACTCGAGACAAAGAGCTGGTTGTGTTATATTTATTACCACGATAACACAACAATCGCAGCAACGAGATATCATAACAGGAATATTTGAATTTCTCTACTGGTGACACATTTCCTTAACGATACACAACATACCTCAAAGTCTCAAGATAGGTACATCACTTTAAAGCTACAGAGGGCCACTACTGCACAGATGTCTTCGATATTTAGTCTGAGATTCACAAGCATGTCAGAAACACCTTTATTACTCGACAACAGCTATGTGCATTTACATTGTGCTTCAGTCTCACATGTCCTAACCTGTGcttaaaacgttttttttttgtagaaataCTGAGTACATGTATTGTAGCTATGCatacacaatgaacacacatacacagggaCAGAGTGCAATAACTGCTGGCTGCGTCGTCGACTGcttgaataatttaaaagtgCAGGAACATTTTTGCTCACAATGGCAGGCGAAAAAATCCCGACAGTACTGACATTCACTACATCCACCACAAGAAACAAACTGTCACCACGTTAATACACACAGCCTGCTGTTGGTAGATggagatgggaaaaaaaacttaacatGCTCTCTGCGTTTTCGGCTGTTCGCTCGAGATATAGCGTAATTTTCTGTCTAAATTCAAAATAGCTGAGGTTTTTTTTCATCATAGTgccagcaggaggaagaagaaaatccTTGTGCTGGTTCTACGACGTTGGAGAGTTGAAGAGTATAGTTGATGAAATGGAGGGTGAATTCAGGGCCACAACTCCTGGCTTATAACTCCAAGCACTAAAGATGATTACAATGCAAAAGCACGACGAACGCTCTGTCACTGATCGGGATCAGAGCAGCTCTGGAGCTTGGTTTAATATTAGAGGGACTGTAGGAAAATTATCGGACTGAAGGATCGTATTGTAGTGAAGTTAATAGTTGCATAAAATTCTTTTACCATCATCTTCTTTATATGAATGATGGCGTCCGACaagaacacattttctttgagAGATCGTATGAGAGATTTCTGTACTTCTGTTTaggttgtttttattgctgGAAAGCAGTCATGTCTAGATGGTAAACCTAGATTTGTGAAACTTTTGTGTCGTTGCAGTGAGAAAAGTGGCAAAAAGCTGCTATTAGTGTCCTGGGTGATACCAAAAGTTAACATTGACTTATTTCTGGGGCAAATGGACTAGATTGTAGATCCAAgaagatgttttaactcttattaAAGTATTTATCCAAGGCAGGATCGAAGACCTTGCTATAGTTTGCAACGGGTTCGTTAGTGCTCCAGTTGTTGCAAGTTGTGGCTGCGTCAATACTGCCCAGAAGAAATACTTGGAGCTTCCCAAAAgccagtcagaactgaagaagcctctcggatgagaggtgaaacgtctttacggatctacaaccaagtctaGTGGCCCCATATTTAACCCTtgttgaagaaagatgacctggacgactgagaaacttcacagacaaacactgactgaatttaacctgaactttgttttgttttcttaaaccTAATCAAGTAGTTTTGTTGCTTTAACCTCAACAAACCCTAAACTacaaaaatcatcatcagcttTTGGCTTCGTCCACTTCCGACGTCCTAAAGGCTTTGTCACAACAATTTGTCGCTTTGTagtcttgtttttctcctcataAGACTGCAGATCAAAATATTTCCACATCAGCTCCTGGTATATCTGCAATCACAGAGCGAAACTCTACTTTGCTGAATCAAGTGAGCATGTGCAAGGGTTTGCAAATCTAGGGTTACTATCGAGACACAACTCTGGAAAAGAGAGCTGATCACACCGCACAGTCCTGATGACACAGATTAGTTTTAGAGTGTTAAATTCTTAGACAACAAACCCAACatgttaatttcatttttagagAAATACTTGATATGTTTTCAGGGCCTTCAGTGTCCGTGACAATCCGAAAAATTTTCTTACAGTCCCTAATGGAACTGAAGCTAGCATCTTGTTTCTACCTTTGAAATTAGGTGTTAACATCCACAAATACAGAACTTACAACATCATGGAAATACCACAGCAACTGTTGTCTAATGTATGCCCTCCTATGTCTATACAGTGAATACACAGGTATAACCACGTGCTGAAATTTACTCCACAAGAGACTGATGATTCACAAAACAGTTATACAAGGGTTTTTAACCTCTCAGAAAAGGTACGGACTTATCATTACTTAACCAAATTAAGATGTTTCATAGATTATGTTAGTTTAAATCTTCTAGTCATAGAGAATTATCACATTACAACATTCTCCTCAACAGGGAAGGGTGACCAGCCAAAGCTGAGCTGAAAAACAGCCTCAAACAAAGTCCCTCCACTTCAATGAAATCCTCTCTACGAGCTCACTGAAAAGTGGGCTCTCGgcgttttctttccttttcaaaAGCGTTCGTCTCAGAAAAGGGGGTGACATGCTTTGCCTCCAGACCACCCTTCAGTTCTGACCTTTCGTCGTCTTTCATGTCATAAGCAGGAGGGATTTCAAAGCGTTACAACAACACTGCGCCCCCGTGGTTGCCTGTTGTTGCTTAAAACTTCCATTTCTGCCTCTGCGTGCAGAGCATCATGCTGAAAGAAGCCTTACATGCCTCCCTGTGGGCATGTCACTGTAGCTACACCAGGCCTGTTTGCATGTGGACATGTAGCGGGTACGGGTGGTAGACAAGTTGAGGCTGGGCCTGGGTGATGAAGTAGCTGCTGTAAATGGGCTCTGTCATGTACGGAGCCGGCTGATAGAAACAGGTGACGTTGGCTGTGTTGGGGATGGCGTTCTGCTCGCCCAGCACCCTCAGCGCCAGGACGGTGATCATATTGAGCGTCTGTCTCCTTTCGTGTCCCATCAAACACACCGTGCTCTCATCTATGATGCGCCGCAGGGTCATCAGGTAGTCGTACTTGCTGGCCTCCTCGTTGCCAATGAAATGGCACTGCAAGTAGGCCTCgatcttcctctgctgctcactTACGTCAGGGAAGTCGATGAAGAAGCGGGAGCACATGTATCGCTCCAACGACTTGATCTCGGTCTCGCTGGCTGGTCTGAAGTTCCTCACCAGCAGGTCGCTGTATTTCAGCAGCCCCCCACCTCTGATCTCCTCTGGGTTGCGGGTGGCAATGAGGCGATTGCGGAGGTGGTCCATCGCTTGCTCAAAGTCTCCATACATGCACTCTGCTTCGACGGTGATGGTGGGCTTCTCTGCTGCTCCGGCCCAAGAACTTGCCCCACAGTTTTTCGGGACAGTGCCGACCAGCTCAGGCATTTGCTCCCTGATCTGAGGCTGCATGGCTACATGTGCTGCACATGTGTTGCTTTGAGCATCTGAATCAGGAGGCTTTTTTGAGTGTTTTGGCTTTACACTTTGTTCTACAGTTTCTTTCGAGCCAGTCCCATCTCGAGGTGTACTGGCTGCACTGTATGTGGGAACCGTAGGGGTGTCTAAGACCTCCGGATTGGAGGCTGGAACATTTGGGCAATGAACTTGAGCAGCGTCCTGTAAAGGAGACTTTGGCTGAAGTGGTTTGGGTATTTCTATGGGTGGAAACAGCTGTGTCGTAAGATCTGACAGATCATTGAGTAAAGACCATTTCTCAGGCTTGCTGATCAACTTCCGTGACATCTTTCTTTGTAGTTTTGGTGATGGGCAATAATCTGGTACGATGTCCTGTGATGTGCTGCAGGTTTTCTTAGCTGGAGGTGGGAAGGAAAATTCAAGATGTGAATCTTGAAGGCTGGATGTGTTTTCAGTCATGCAGATTACAGAGTCTCAATGTTCTTTCTCCTGCGGTGCTGACTTTTCTGTATGCGTTACAGATGCTGGCTGGCTTGAAGCTTGTGACCCAGATAGCTCGTCGTGACTCTGTAGCTTTAAACATGCGTGCGTCATCAGAGGATCCCTGACAACatctgtaaataaagttttaggGGATGAAACTAAAGGATAATCACTGTGAAACTGTCCTTTCTCTTCACTGTTTTCTTCACACAGCTCAAACACAATGTCCTCCTCTGAATGAACATCCTCTATGTCATccactttctcttcctcctgctgtaTGTTAATGCTCTCAGGTTTTAACACCTCCTGTGTCTCGTGCTTTATATCTACATGCTCAGCCTCTGCATGTGGAAGTTCTTCCTCAAGCGCAGAAACTGCTTGATCCTGACGTGGAATCTCTCTGCTGGCTTCCACGTCCCGAGAATTGCTCGATTGCtcttgctctttgtttttatcttcattGTCTCTTTTAGACAAATTACCAGCATTCAAAGGCAACAttcctccttgtttcctttcagTCTCCCAGTAAGACTCCAGCATTCGATCTAATATTATCTGGAAGGAATCCACGCTGAACTCAAACTGTCTTCGAAGGGAACTAACAAACCTGAGCCCCACGGTTTTAGCTCTGTTGTTCGACAGTGAGATGAGGCTCCATCGGTCGTGCTCGTTGAAAACTTTCACCATCTTTTGCACGTACGCCTCCTTCATTGTCAGGCAGGTGATCTTGCGTCTGTTAACTCCACAAGGGAGGAGGTCTCGTAGACTTCCCAGCACCACCTCCTTAATCACCTGGAGGTCCTCCTGCCTGGGAAGCTCCACTCCAAAAATGATGTCCAAGTCTCTATAACCGAGGCCATTATCCCTCACCAGGACGTGGCTAGCAGTCGCACCATTAAGTCGTATATCTTTCACCTGGATGTCTCGTTCGACCAGCCGATCCTTCACCACACGAATGATGTCTTTTGCTCTCACCTGCAGTGTTGGGAAATTCCCTCGTCCGTGGATGGGGATCACCTCTGTCAAGACCTTGTCCAGAGCTTGGACTTGCTCAAGGGTCAAGTTGTGGAACCTCTTCTCTGTTTGAAGCTCCATCATCCTGTGAAACAGAGGTCTGACATATGTATCACAACATGGCTATAGTGGctaatgaaaaattaaaacgATACagaataaatgcagtttgttcttCACATAATCCACTAGCCTTGCCTACAATATTTCTCCATTGTTTGCTTGCTTTAAAGTGTAAGCCTACAAGAAAACTCCAAGGTACTCTCTTTTATTCAGCTAAAAGAATATTCTCCACCTAATTCAGAACAGCAGTGTAAAACTAACCCTCCCACAATGCATTATCATCGGTTCAATACATTCCTGTTGTCACCAGCTTGTTGGTCACACAAGATAAAGCTTCAGTTGTCGTCACGTTGAAATTCCTCCATGATAATGTGCCTGTGTGCTGGATACAGGtgactcacctgtctgtcattCACTGGCTGTCAGCTGCACAGACAATCTGGTAGGTAGATCTATAAGAGACAGGCTGGACTTGTCTGTTTCTATTGAAGCTGCGTGTATAAACTCTAAACCACTGAAGAAGGAGTGCTGAATCTACGCCTGTCTCATCAAACAAAGCGAATAATGCTGTGGTCGTGTACTAGACTGCCACTGAACAGCAAGAATATGATTAACGATGCACTTATTCCTGCTGTTATGATGTGAAAACATTGTGTTGGTACGAGGGGAAAAATCTATGTCATCATTAATGAACGCcgactgactcactgctgaggcttttttagattttaagcTGACTGCTGGCAGGTTTTGAAGGACCTTCATCTTTTCAGATACCTTTATGAAAACATTATGTGAAGTTAAAGCTCCTGAATGCAATAAAATATACTGAACTTGTTGAAGAGTGCTTTTAATACTCTGCCAtctgatttttacatttctaaaaattTAACTTAGATAATTCTCACTAGATTTAAGTGATAAACATACTTGTGTGCGTGtacatttaaaggaccagtgtgtaggatttagtagtggtctagttgctgattgcaacccctttaCCTCAACCTCTAACTACAGCAGTAGtatagtataaaacatggacatagcatattatattcaacatATTAGGacatattacatacatattacgacataacatattatattaaatttctgcAGCATTTTGTCATAACAGAATCCCTGAAAACACTCTAGACCTTTAAGTGTATATGTAGCTCTCGTATCTACAGGAAAATTtagtttattacatattttggACTATGTACACCCAGGctgtttcattttctgctcCCCCATCATACTAATACTATGCCAAATGTAACCAAAATCATGCCAGTTGTGTATGAATTTGAATGTTTAACTGACTATGGATAGGGACTTTTGCTTTTTGGGGACACTGTAGTTTCTCGGTTACACTGGGGTGAGGCAGgggtttgcaatcagcaactacaccactaagacactaaatcctacactggtcctttaaacaaaatgttggtTAAATGTCCCATGTATTAATCAGAGTTTAAAATTGATATTGTTCTATTCTAATAGTTGTACTATTcaatttgagctttttttttttttagatttaggatacagattttttttttattttttacttgcatttaaaaacatttttactattGGATTGTCTAAAGGTCATATGCTGATCATGGaaacaatctttaaaaacagtggTAAGAAAGGGATGTAAGACTTGTTGTGCATTACAGATGATTCCTATAACATCTTCATGATATACTTAAGCAAAATGCTGGTTAAATGTCATGTCACATGCtgatatatttctattttaatagTTATACtattttatttgtgcatttttatgGATGCACAGGTTGAATACGGATAAAAAGGTTGCATTCTAATGAATTAAACTCAACATAGAGCAattaaagcttaaaaaacatgttatacGGTGAGTAAGGTTGGCTTGAGATGGAAAagtatcatttaaaaatagcAGTAAgactgtgaaaatgtgaagaaCTTTCATGTCATCAGCTCTATAGTGTGCTTTAAGtatcactttattattattattactataattatactgacttgttttgtattAAAGGTTATTCCTATAACATCCCCATGATATACTTAAGGAAATGCTAGTTAAATGTTcaattatttaatgtattttataataaaagCAATATAGAGTAATGTAAATACTTAAAGAGCCACATCAGTGATCATTTGCATTGTTTTTAAGCTGCCCTGCTTCATGTGATGTGCTGTAAACTTAATCATCTGTTGACTGCACACCCCCCATTTTACCATTTTACCATTTTACATCCCTCATCCTGGAGCACTTAGCGGTCATGggggtaaaaaacaaaaaaaaacaaaaacaaaacacagttcgTGGCAATAACTCGGGGCACCATGAGGGTAAAGGATGGACCACAGCAGCCTCTAGTGAATCTCAGGGGTTACATCAGCTCGGtcctgcagcagcagggctGCTCTCCTGCCACTTGGCTTCTTTATAGATAAGACTATATGAGTCATACAGCCCCTGAATGAAGCATCACTCGTTGGCTCTACTGGATTCAGTCCCTGTGCGCACAAACGACGCAAAATGCACCACTTATGGTGCGTTTAGGGTCGTGAAATGCATATAATACAATGTCAACAAGCGTGGGGAATAGATTAAAGCACATTACAGACTATAATACTCAGCCTATAGATTGTCGTGATCTGGATGATACATGTTACACAGGGCCACTTTTAAACCATGCATCAACTAAACTAAAATCACCACTTAGTTCAAATCAGTATTTATATAATTAGAGTATAAgttgacagagaaaaacaacaacagtaactgcgtttttttttttttttttttatcagaatgagacatttttttgtgtaaaaactCACCTTGTTtgtggacaaattaaaatgtaaagtaaagccagagcagcaaaacacaagaaagaaaaaaaagaaaagaaaaatacaacaaaaataaaacacacagtgagataTCCAACAGGTTTTATCCGACCCCGCTGGAGAGGTTGATGCTCAACTTAACACGGACAGTTTCCTCTCAGCACAGGAGCACTGTTTCCATGGCAATCAGGCGTCACGAAATTTACGGTAAATCAcgacgctctctctctctctctctctctctccctcttaacTACCAAGTGACAGCCAGCCACTCAAGTTTGGGTTTCAAACACGGTCATCTATCTCAGCGACAAGCCTCTGAACAGTTTGATAAACTTTTATTGGTTGGGAgcacaaacaacacataaaCCCGATTTGTCAGCCCCGATGTGAACGAACTAATAAGGCAGCGGGCGGGCGGCGTGCCACCGCACTGCCGAGCTGTTGTTGCGGGGTGAACATCACATCAGACGGGGGGGGAGTGAgtcatcctctctcctctctcgccgTGATCCAACACCGTAAATCTAATCATTAATCAAACCGGGATTCAccgtcaccaccaccactactactactacccgCGTTTACACTTTTAACATCGACCGTTGGTTCCCTAACTTTAAATGTAACGGCCGAATTTAACCGTTAAAAGTGACGGTTAGTGTTAACGgttagtttctctctctctctttctctctctctttcttttcattcacGTTAGTGATGTGTCGGACGTGAACGAgtcggttcaaagagccggctcttttaagtgaaccAATGGAGCGTTTGGACGCATTTTATCAAGCTTAAATATCTTTAGCATTTATCTTAACCTTTTGTAATTATGGTATGTATTATATGTTAATTGTATGTATTAACCTGTACAGCAAtttggtcaacctcagttgttttttaatgtgctttatacataaagtttgagttgagttgagttgaaaAACCACCAAGGCAGAATGCagcacttcctttttttttttttttttttggaattttctatccttaggttacacatcGTCATGTttgggccttgaggtcctcagcagtattagttgtttggctttggttgagaacagtaggtgtcTATCtaaacactgtggtggccagggtcaaagagatctattgctgccttcctggacataatagatagcttgccgttgacattccaatctgtgtaaacagacatctgtgtctccagactagatatttgctgacaataacacctccgtgaataaaaacattctctttgactaattctgggcatatagtatttgtggtgttcagcgccggtcctggccacatttgcgccctgggcgaacaccccccccccccccccgaggcgaacattttctcgtgcgccctcatgtccgtgcgcccctggatgcgccgtgccTTCTGTGGATGGCACCTTCTCAGCAAGCAAGGCAGGGCGCCTGCAGTTAGGGGGCGCCAATGTGCCGATTGCAGCGATATgatacaaaagtttttttttttttttttttttttttccccaagcgCTCGTGGCGCCCCCCACGAAATGGCGCCCCGGGCGGCTGCCCTGTCCGCCCGTACCTAAAACCGCTACTggtggtgttatcttggggtttaaagtcgatccaccaggatgagttgggtagaatgtgagactgactcaggcacttctgatgaagtatgagagtgtctctaattctccttggccaagcatcaataataataataatacaataataataatacagcataagacatcagaggcagctgaacactttcttccttcatgacctcaccattgacctttgacttcagcaatttctctacAACAGTCATATAGAGCAGGATTCACAAaaaaccttcacagacacataaaaactGTGCCTCCAacagtcaatagctgtcctttaaaaaaaaaaaaactatactttttataggtgtttctatctgcttcgTGTAGAGCGGAGTGGTTCTACAAGTAAGTTAGTGCATTCTTTGAGCAGTTTCAGAGAGTCACAAGGGTCTGTAaacgcaatgaaaacaattggctagtattgaactacaagacgcaaaacagtcgcaagcctttgattagagttatgtaaagcttttgatgggatagttagtTCCTAGAGATGTAGTGacaacagctgtgcagagggggcccaatttgatttttttttgtcatggggcccaaaattgGCGCCCCTGGGTATAAGTGGTAAGATGAAGAGCcgactcttcttggtgagctgagtcaaatgatccgactccctaaaaagaaccgaacgTCCCATCACTAATTCACATTCTGAGAAGAGGCGGGAGGAGCTCGTGCGTAGGGTGCGTGACGTCGTACGGGAATACCGCCACCACGTGACGGGTGACGTCGATCATATTTTGGTGAAGACACCAGGAAGTGAAGGCGAAGACCGAAACCCGACAAAAAAGGTTGAAGTTTTACTGAAGTTTTACCGCGTTTGACGCCGATTTTGTGCGTGCCGTGCGTGAGGACTTGTCCGAGAGCTTGTTGGACTGTCGAAATATCGCGTGAAGATGCCGAACATGGAAAgtatcctttaaaaaaaacagccgtgagagagagagagagagagagagagggagtgctTTGTAACGTCAATATGAAGCTTTACCAGCGAATAGCGAGACGGGGAGGGTGAGATTTATGTTATATGTGTTTAAAACGCTGATAATTAGGTGATATATTCAACAAAGACACACCTGTTCATCTATCAAACAACCTGAATATCACCTAATTAATGCCAGGCGTCATAAAATGGCAGAGAAGTGGGCAGGAGGCCTTGGCAACTTCATTGCTAATGGCTGGGAATTTCCCTTGTTGTCCAAGTAACATGCAGAATAAGTTAAATAACTGATGTTTGATCCTGTTTTTATCAGgtgattttgttttcaatgttaTAAAGGTAAGGTTACCTTCCCTTAAACATACACAAATGAACAGCACAGCTCTAAAAATAGAAGTTACACAACCTGCATGTGTCACTGTATGTCCACTTAGAGTAAAGTCCAGCTGTGGTTATTGTGTTAATTGGAAATAGCAGACTAAATGTCAcgtatttcatatttttacaccCGTTAAGGTAACAAAATAGGGCCCCAGATGACTCCAGGTTAAATATGTGGTGattatttgtttaataattaaGTAAATCTGAGTGTCACAGTTAATTTTCGCCTccaggaagaagaaacacacattatagTCGTGGTCAAATGTATTTCTGACAGTTATTTACAGGATTTGAGGCATCAAGTTTGTATGTGCAGGTTAACACGGGGtcaaaaatacaatgaaatgtgttgacaAGAGCACTGATTGTGTAACAGCATTACACATAAAGGATAAAATAGCTAAAGAAGTAAAAATACAATGGCATAAAATGTATATCTAGCTGCTGTTACCTCCTTGTAAGGCTTTCAGAGTTTCCAGAGTTTTCCCCAGCAATAAAATGAGTCATCcgaggttgtttttgtttgcactttGTTCTTCTTTAACCTCCATATTACAGAAAATCTCTTCAATTTAAAGTTCGCCGCCAAAGAACTCCAAAGAAATTCaaagaaatgtgacaaagaagaaaaagcagagaaGGTTAAAGTCAAGAAAGTAAGTCGCATCTCCGAAGGCGTCAAGAGAGAACATTATGAGAGCCAACAGGCCAGAAAAAGAAGATCTGTATTAAaccactttgtttttatgtcgtCTCCAGGCCATCCAGAAGGGAAACATGGAAGTGGCGAGGATCCACGCAGAGAACGCC encodes the following:
- the LOC104934624 gene encoding terminal nucleotidyltransferase 5C isoform X2, which codes for MMELQTEKRFHNLTLEQVQALDKVLTEVIPIHGRGNFPTLQVRAKDIIRVVKDRLVERDIQVKDIRLNGATASHVLVRDNGLGYRDLDIIFGVELPRQEDLQVIKEVVLGSLRDLLPCGVNRRKITCLTMKEAYVQKMVKVFNEHDRWSLISLSNNRAKTVGLRFVSSLRRQFEFSVDSFQIILDRMLECSKQHMSEKPTITVEAECMYGDFEQAMDHLRNRLIATRNPEEIRGGGLLKYSDLLVRNFRPASETEIKSLERYMCSRFFIDFPDVSEQQRKIEAYLQCHFIGNEEASKYDYLMTLRRIIDESTVCLMGHERRQTLNMITVLALRVLGEQNAIPNTANVTCFYQPAPYMTEPIYSSYFITQAQPQLVYHPYPLHVHMQTGLV
- the LOC104934624 gene encoding terminal nucleotidyltransferase 5C isoform X1, giving the protein MMELQTEKRFHNLTLEQVQALDKVLTEVIPIHGRGNFPTLQVRAKDIIRVVKDRLVERDIQVKDIRLNGATASHVLVRDNGLGYRDLDIIFGVELPRQEDLQVIKEVVLGSLRDLLPCGVNRRKITCLTMKEAYVQKMVKVFNEHDRWSLISLSNNRAKTVGLRFVSSLRRQFEFSVDSFQIILDRMLESYWETERKQGGMLPLNAAECMYGDFEQAMDHLRNRLIATRNPEEIRGGGLLKYSDLLVRNFRPASETEIKSLERYMCSRFFIDFPDVSEQQRKIEAYLQCHFIGNEEASKYDYLMTLRRIIDESTVCLMGHERRQTLNMITVLALRVLGEQNAIPNTANVTCFYQPAPYMTEPIYSSYFITQAQPQLVYHPYPLHVHMQTGLV